One region of Candidatus Woesearchaeota archaeon genomic DNA includes:
- a CDS encoding ABC transporter ATP-binding protein, whose product MVALEVENLKKSYGDVEAVKGVSFNVRKGAFFGFIGPNGAGKTTTIRSIVGLTRFEGSIRVFGRDVDRESRKVKASIGLSPQEYNFDRFLTVQEELEYTAGYYGLPWREGRRRAERLLHRFSLWEHRKKLSERLSGGMKRRLIIARALIHDPPLLILDEPTAALDVELRRSLWEELRRINEEGKTIILTSHYLEEVELLCHDVAIIHEGRLLALGKKEKLLADLSCEMLTVETDKPVPSSALKGLRVERVGSKTMIVGKGVHEKAKKILDALERRGIAVLRVETGRENLEHLFLRMTRRGRS is encoded by the coding sequence ATGGTAGCGCTTGAAGTGGAGAATTTGAAAAAGTCCTACGGTGATGTAGAGGCGGTGAAGGGTGTTTCTTTCAACGTTCGCAAAGGGGCTTTTTTCGGATTTATCGGCCCGAATGGCGCAGGGAAAACAACAACGATTCGTTCCATTGTGGGTCTGACACGGTTTGAGGGCAGTATTCGCGTCTTTGGCCGCGATGTAGATCGTGAGTCCAGGAAGGTGAAGGCGTCCATTGGTCTGAGTCCGCAGGAATATAATTTTGACCGGTTCTTAACGGTGCAAGAGGAGCTTGAGTACACCGCCGGGTATTATGGCTTGCCGTGGCGTGAAGGAAGGAGGCGTGCCGAGCGCTTGTTGCATCGTTTTTCGCTGTGGGAGCACAGGAAGAAGTTGTCCGAGCGTCTGAGCGGAGGAATGAAGCGGCGGCTCATCATCGCGCGAGCGCTCATTCACGACCCTCCTTTGCTCATTCTTGATGAGCCAACCGCCGCCCTTGATGTTGAGCTTCGCCGGTCGCTGTGGGAGGAGCTTCGCCGAATTAATGAAGAGGGAAAGACGATAATCCTGACAAGTCATTATTTGGAGGAAGTGGAGCTCCTCTGTCACGACGTTGCCATCATTCATGAAGGGAGGCTCTTGGCTCTGGGGAAGAAGGAGAAACTCCTTGCTGATTTGAGCTGCGAGATGCTAACAGTTGAGACAGACAAGCCGGTCCCTTCGTCCGCGTTGAAAGGGCTGCGTGTCGAGCGTGTAGGAAGTAAGACGATGATTGTGGGGAAGGGCGTTCATGAGAAGGCAAAGAAGATTTTGGATGCGCTGGAGCGGCGCGGTATTGCTGTCTTGCGGGTAGAGACGGGAAGGGAGAACTTGGAGCATCTTTTTTTGAGGATGACGAGGAGGGGGAGGTCATGA
- a CDS encoding sigma-70 family RNA polymerase sigma factor: MTRSNYATESSSLSLYMRVLQRSSSGLPKSRVIELHKRMREGDVKARNELIESNLRLAFHLALKFWRRNGDLPVEDFVNEANTGLTRAMNTYDPATGAAISTYATFWIHKHLRDFAERTRTLVRVPRYIREKVTEQEACATESAPEWKTTAQEQAAKVLRSTTVSLSDAYDSLEEEIAACQERFTEGEAVSSLDRKKDINVLYAVLDALDPALRDVLERKFGLNGYDASTLNEIAKVYGKSKEWARKRVDEALRLIRKRFLAIRARK; this comes from the coding sequence ATGACGCGGTCAAACTATGCCACTGAGAGCAGTTCACTCTCGCTCTACATGCGCGTGTTACAGCGTTCCTCTTCAGGCCTTCCTAAGAGCAGAGTGATTGAACTGCACAAGCGGATGCGAGAAGGGGATGTTAAGGCGCGCAATGAGCTAATAGAATCAAATCTTCGTTTAGCATTTCATCTTGCACTCAAGTTTTGGAGGAGGAATGGGGATTTGCCTGTTGAGGACTTCGTGAATGAAGCGAACACCGGGCTCACGCGAGCAATGAATACCTATGACCCTGCTACAGGCGCAGCGATTTCAACGTATGCCACGTTCTGGATACATAAGCATCTGAGGGATTTTGCTGAGAGAACGCGTACTTTGGTAAGGGTTCCTCGATACATACGGGAGAAGGTAACGGAACAAGAGGCTTGTGCAACGGAATCAGCTCCAGAATGGAAAACCACAGCGCAGGAACAAGCGGCAAAGGTTTTGCGTTCAACAACGGTCTCGTTAAGTGACGCCTATGATAGTCTCGAAGAGGAGATTGCAGCGTGCCAAGAAAGGTTCACTGAGGGTGAAGCCGTATCCTCGTTGGACAGAAAGAAAGACATTAACGTGTTGTACGCGGTGCTTGATGCGCTCGATCCTGCATTGAGGGATGTGTTGGAGCGAAAATTTGGATTGAACGGGTACGATGCTTCAACCTTGAATGAAATCGCGAAAGTGTATGGGAAGAGCAAGGAGTGGGCGCGTAAGAGGGTCGATGAGGCCTTGCGGCTCATTCGAAAGCGGTTTCTGGCAATTCGTGCACGAAAGTGA
- a CDS encoding Ni/Fe hydrogenase subunit alpha produces MGKIIELNHITKIEGHASLSLGLDGTTVTKCELQAEEGARYFEGLVVDRHYREASEITSRICGICSCAHTICAIQACEAALGIEPSEQTYKLRELLTYAERIRSHTTHLYFLALPDYLGFESALAMAPTHKATLQQALRLMKLGNDLIFLIGGRDLHPASATVGGWLKLPPVQELRTIARRLREALPDAEQTANLFARLKQPSFQRPTEYFSLTRPGEYATLRGDLTSQSSRFPKERYHEFLHEYHERYATSNFVVKEGKSYLVGALSRLNNNHQWLSPAAQRVVARHSITFPLHGPFLNNLAQAIELVHYVEKAAELCETLTPKKEPLIEAQPRSGVGIGAIEVPRGVLWHEYELDKTGTIIRANIITPTCQNLRNCEDDIKAFVPTIAHLPKEALVTEIEKLIRSYDPCFSCSTHFLKVKWFSK; encoded by the coding sequence ATGGGCAAAATCATTGAACTCAACCACATCACCAAAATAGAAGGCCACGCCAGCCTCTCCCTCGGCCTAGACGGCACAACCGTAACGAAATGCGAGCTCCAAGCAGAAGAGGGCGCCCGCTATTTTGAAGGCCTCGTCGTCGACCGACACTACCGAGAAGCGAGCGAGATAACTTCGCGCATCTGTGGCATTTGCTCCTGCGCCCACACTATCTGCGCCATCCAAGCTTGCGAAGCGGCCCTCGGCATCGAGCCGAGCGAGCAAACCTACAAACTCCGCGAACTCCTCACCTACGCCGAACGCATCAGGAGCCACACGACCCACCTCTACTTCCTCGCCCTCCCGGACTACCTCGGCTTTGAGAGCGCGCTCGCCATGGCCCCTACGCACAAAGCAACCCTTCAACAAGCCCTTCGCCTCATGAAGCTCGGCAACGATCTTATCTTTCTCATCGGCGGACGAGACCTCCACCCAGCCAGCGCAACCGTTGGGGGCTGGCTCAAGCTGCCTCCAGTACAAGAACTACGCACAATCGCACGACGCCTGCGCGAAGCGCTGCCTGACGCCGAACAAACAGCAAACCTCTTCGCCCGCCTCAAACAACCCTCCTTCCAGAGACCGACAGAGTACTTCTCCCTCACCAGGCCTGGAGAGTACGCAACGCTACGAGGAGACCTCACCTCGCAGAGTTCTCGCTTCCCCAAGGAGCGCTACCACGAATTCCTCCACGAATACCACGAACGCTACGCCACCTCCAACTTCGTCGTCAAAGAAGGCAAGAGCTACCTCGTCGGCGCACTCTCCCGCCTCAACAACAACCACCAATGGCTCAGCCCGGCCGCGCAACGCGTCGTGGCAAGACACAGCATCACCTTTCCCCTCCACGGCCCCTTCCTCAACAACCTCGCCCAAGCAATAGAACTCGTTCACTACGTAGAAAAAGCAGCAGAACTTTGCGAAACGCTCACCCCAAAAAAAGAACCACTTATTGAAGCACAGCCACGCTCGGGCGTCGGCATAGGCGCCATCGAAGTACCCCGCGGCGTCCTCTGGCACGAGTACGAGCTGGACAAAACAGGAACCATTATCAGAGCCAATATCATCACCCCCACCTGCCAAAACCTGCGCAACTGCGAAGACGACATCAAAGCCTTCGTCCCGACCATCGCCCACCTCCCAAAAGAAGCACTAGTGACAGAAATAGAAAAACTCATCCGCTCCTACGATCCCTGCTTTAGCTGCAGCACGCACTTCCTCAAAGTGAAGTGGTTCTCAAAATAA
- a CDS encoding cysteine desulfurase: MRLNVEKIRKEFPLFGNGEKGGVVYFDNACMTLRPRCVIEAVRQYYELFPSCGERSMHRLGKRVDAEVARSRSIARKFFGAKRNEEIIFTSGTTHAINIVAHSFPFKKGDVVVTTDKEHNSNLLVWQQLAKKGVVRHVAVPFGDVEALSRVLEKGRVGLVSMVYTSNADGSSIPVKDVIRAAHKHGVPVLLDGAQAAPHRRVDVRALDVDFFACSGHKMLGPSGTGLLYGKKAWLERLVPALVGGGTVVDATLQGAEFEELPHRFEAGLQNYAGIIGLGAAMEFLLSVGLSRIHDHEVALTQRLEEGLREFSHRGVRVIGPSPKERGGVTSFFVEGVDVHQVALLLDESGGFATRSGRHCVHAWFNKQQLDGTVRVSFYLYNTMEEVESFLEALRSVLEIVA, translated from the coding sequence ATGCGTTTGAACGTGGAAAAAATAAGAAAAGAGTTTCCGCTGTTTGGAAACGGTGAAAAGGGGGGTGTGGTGTATTTTGATAACGCGTGCATGACGCTTCGTCCCCGGTGTGTCATCGAAGCCGTTAGGCAGTATTATGAATTGTTTCCTTCGTGTGGAGAGCGGAGCATGCACAGGCTGGGCAAGCGCGTTGATGCTGAAGTTGCACGTTCACGCTCAATTGCTCGGAAGTTTTTTGGGGCGAAAAGGAATGAGGAAATTATTTTTACGAGCGGAACGACGCACGCAATTAATATCGTAGCGCATTCTTTTCCTTTCAAGAAGGGGGATGTTGTCGTCACGACGGATAAAGAACATAACTCGAATCTGCTCGTGTGGCAACAGTTGGCAAAAAAAGGCGTGGTTCGTCATGTTGCCGTTCCCTTTGGTGACGTGGAGGCGCTGTCTCGAGTGCTGGAAAAAGGGCGTGTTGGTTTAGTGTCGATGGTTTACACGTCTAACGCGGACGGGTCAAGCATTCCGGTGAAGGACGTTATTCGTGCTGCGCATAAGCATGGCGTGCCTGTTCTTCTTGATGGAGCGCAAGCAGCACCCCACCGTCGTGTTGATGTGCGCGCGCTTGACGTCGATTTTTTTGCTTGTTCAGGGCATAAAATGCTCGGCCCGAGCGGGACTGGCCTGCTGTACGGGAAGAAGGCGTGGCTTGAGCGTTTGGTTCCTGCCCTTGTTGGCGGCGGGACTGTTGTTGACGCGACGCTGCAAGGTGCCGAGTTTGAGGAGCTGCCGCATCGTTTTGAAGCAGGTTTGCAGAACTACGCAGGTATTATTGGTCTTGGCGCCGCGATGGAGTTTTTGCTGAGTGTAGGGCTCTCCCGCATCCACGATCATGAAGTCGCGTTGACGCAGCGCTTGGAGGAGGGGCTCAGGGAGTTTTCCCACCGTGGCGTTCGAGTTATCGGGCCTTCTCCAAAGGAGCGTGGTGGCGTGACAAGCTTCTTTGTTGAAGGTGTTGACGTGCATCAGGTGGCGCTCTTGCTGGACGAGTCAGGAGGATTTGCGACACGTTCCGGGAGGCATTGTGTGCACGCGTGGTTTAACAAGCAACAGTTGGATGGGACGGTGCGGGTTTCCTTTTATCTCTATAATACGATGGAAGAGGTTGAGTCGTTCTTGGAAGCGCTGCGATCAGTACTCGAGATTGTCGCGTGA
- a CDS encoding HypC/HybG/HupF family hydrogenase formation chaperone, with translation MCFAVPGKVIAINDKTATLDFDGQQASADISLLDHVKKGDYVLVQAGMAVEKVPPEKAKALYHLLSP, from the coding sequence ATGTGCTTTGCAGTCCCTGGGAAGGTCATCGCCATCAACGACAAAACCGCAACGCTCGACTTTGACGGCCAGCAAGCCAGCGCCGACATCTCGCTCCTCGACCACGTAAAAAAAGGCGACTACGTCCTCGTCCAAGCAGGAATGGCTGTCGAGAAGGTCCCCCCCGAAAAAGCCAAAGCACTATACCACCTCCTCTCACCATAA
- a CDS encoding anaerobic sulfite reductase subunit AsrB yields the protein MPRTNRLSLHHQRIQGEHARGKHTMNPIETNNASNGAQTTNPYQPFPVTVLSNKKETEDIFTLRLDWQPRHQPGQFVQVSLPGIGEAPISISSYSDEHVDLSIRKVGNVTNALEHVKAGDELLVRGPYGRGYPMHHFTNNHLVLIGGGCGVAPLRGVIEYIERHRNNYLDVTLFLGYRTPGDILYGHSIQEWEKTFRVHVSVDKAPAEACYTGNVGFITDVVKKTPFTNENKIVIMCGPPVMMRTCIDLLQEKGFHEDQIFVSAERLMFCAVGKCGHCMIRGTYTCKDGPVFRYDEVSSFGNDF from the coding sequence ATGCCCAGAACGAATCGACTTTCGCTCCACCATCAACGCATTCAAGGAGAACACGCCAGAGGAAAACACACCATGAACCCTATCGAAACAAACAACGCAAGCAACGGCGCCCAAACAACCAACCCTTACCAGCCGTTCCCCGTCACTGTTCTTTCCAACAAGAAAGAAACAGAAGACATCTTCACTCTCCGGCTTGATTGGCAACCACGCCACCAGCCAGGCCAGTTCGTCCAGGTCAGCCTCCCCGGCATCGGCGAGGCACCAATCAGCATTAGCAGCTACTCAGACGAGCACGTCGACCTCTCCATCCGAAAGGTCGGCAACGTCACCAACGCACTCGAACACGTCAAAGCAGGGGATGAACTCCTCGTACGCGGGCCGTACGGCCGCGGCTACCCCATGCACCACTTCACAAACAACCACCTCGTCCTCATTGGAGGGGGCTGCGGCGTCGCTCCCCTGCGCGGCGTTATTGAATACATCGAACGACACCGAAACAACTACCTTGACGTCACGCTCTTCCTCGGCTACCGAACACCAGGCGACATCCTCTACGGCCACAGCATTCAAGAATGGGAAAAAACCTTCCGCGTCCACGTCAGCGTCGACAAAGCCCCGGCCGAAGCGTGCTACACGGGCAACGTCGGCTTCATCACCGACGTCGTCAAGAAGACACCCTTCACCAACGAGAACAAAATCGTTATCATGTGCGGCCCCCCCGTCATGATGCGCACCTGCATCGACCTCCTTCAAGAAAAAGGGTTTCACGAAGACCAAATCTTCGTCAGTGCCGAGCGCCTCATGTTCTGCGCTGTTGGCAAATGCGGCCATTGCATGATACGCGGAACCTACACTTGCAAAGACGGACCTGTCTTTCGATACGACGAGGTGAGCAGCTTTGGAAACGACTTTTAA
- a CDS encoding HIT family protein — MQEVSRVSGEECIFCKIVKGDVPCHTIWEDEKHLAFLSIFPNTDGFSVVITKEHYPSYAFDLPDDVLCGLVAAAKKVAKKIDRAFDDVGRTGLIFEGFGVDHVHAKLFPMHGTANMKEWKPIESKQRVFFRTYPGYISSHDYERADDAHLAKLAEVIRRA, encoded by the coding sequence ATGCAGGAGGTGAGCAGGGTGAGTGGCGAAGAGTGTATCTTTTGCAAAATAGTGAAGGGCGACGTTCCTTGTCATACGATCTGGGAGGATGAGAAGCACTTGGCGTTTCTTTCCATTTTTCCCAATACTGACGGGTTTAGCGTTGTGATCACCAAGGAGCATTACCCGAGTTACGCCTTCGACCTCCCTGATGATGTGTTATGCGGCCTCGTTGCAGCCGCAAAAAAGGTTGCGAAGAAGATTGACAGGGCGTTTGATGATGTTGGGAGAACGGGCTTAATTTTTGAAGGCTTCGGAGTTGATCACGTGCACGCAAAGCTCTTTCCTATGCACGGGACGGCGAATATGAAAGAGTGGAAGCCGATAGAGTCAAAGCAGAGGGTATTTTTTCGAACCTATCCTGGGTATATTTCCTCCCATGATTACGAGCGGGCAGACGATGCACACCTTGCGAAGCTGGCTGAGGTGATCCGGCGTGCATGA